Proteins encoded together in one Corallococcus soli window:
- a CDS encoding CapA family protein has product MASNNIDQPGGPGLSLLAVGDVFVDRDDPATAFHSARDVLRSGDVVFGNCEGVFSDDIQRAPSAGSTVTAPAANAVPLARAGFNIMSLANNHSLDGGHAALLSMRRTLADLDIATVGAGANLAEATAPGYLERNGTRLAFLAFSSVFPYGYEARPGVPGLAPLRAHTRYTPLELNAWNPGMAPLVSTEPLLEDQKVFIDSITEARAKADIVVVSVHWGDPTTPLSLTDHERRMARLAIDHGADVVVGHHHHMLRGVEFHSGKPIFYGLGHYVFDLPNLAERIAKDGYLGAGRPGEMAAWARRFGEFMIRPREDYPLLPFHPDSRLTGAAVIHIAPSGRISAGFLPAIINPANEPIHVSADSDEGRRVVAYLERCCMTEQLPTRLVAPRPDSGLPPSCIEFVSTSTD; this is encoded by the coding sequence GTGGCATCAAACAACATCGATCAACCTGGTGGACCCGGACTGTCGCTCCTCGCCGTGGGCGATGTCTTCGTGGACCGCGACGACCCGGCGACGGCCTTCCACTCCGCCCGCGACGTCCTGCGCTCCGGTGACGTCGTCTTCGGCAACTGCGAGGGCGTCTTCAGCGACGACATCCAGCGTGCCCCCAGCGCCGGCTCGACGGTCACGGCGCCCGCGGCGAACGCCGTCCCATTGGCCAGGGCGGGCTTCAACATCATGTCATTGGCCAACAACCACAGTCTCGACGGGGGACATGCCGCGCTGCTGTCCATGCGCCGGACACTGGCCGACCTGGACATCGCCACGGTGGGCGCGGGCGCGAATCTCGCGGAGGCCACCGCGCCCGGGTATCTCGAGCGCAATGGAACACGACTGGCCTTTCTGGCCTTCAGCTCCGTGTTCCCCTACGGCTATGAGGCGCGCCCGGGTGTCCCCGGCCTGGCTCCCTTGCGTGCACACACCCGATACACGCCCTTGGAGCTGAACGCATGGAATCCGGGCATGGCCCCCCTGGTGAGCACCGAGCCGCTGCTCGAGGACCAGAAGGTGTTCATTGACAGCATCACCGAAGCACGCGCGAAGGCCGACATCGTCGTCGTCAGCGTCCACTGGGGTGACCCCACCACGCCGCTCTCGCTGACCGACCACGAACGACGGATGGCCAGGCTCGCCATCGACCACGGGGCCGACGTCGTCGTGGGCCACCACCACCACATGCTCCGCGGTGTCGAGTTCCATTCCGGCAAACCCATCTTCTACGGTCTGGGACACTATGTGTTCGACCTGCCGAACCTCGCTGAGCGCATCGCGAAGGACGGCTACCTGGGCGCGGGACGGCCGGGGGAGATGGCTGCATGGGCCCGCAGGTTCGGCGAGTTCATGATTCGCCCGCGGGAAGACTACCCACTGCTGCCGTTTCACCCGGACTCCAGGCTGACCGGCGCGGCGGTGATCCACATCGCGCCGTCCGGGCGCATCTCCGCCGGCTTCCTGCCCGCGATCATCAATCCAGCCAACGAGCCGATACACGTGTCCGCGGACAGCGACGAAGGCAGGCGGGTGGTTGCCTATCTCGAACGCTGCTGCATGACCGAACAGCTTCCGACGAGGCTGGTCGCCCCTCGGCCCGACTCCGGACTGCCCCCCTCGTGCATCGAGTTCGTCTCGACCTCGACCGACTGA
- a CDS encoding non-ribosomal peptide synthetase has translation MPPTPPSALVTGTEYERLLSSLRLKSPWALEGHTPEEVLRGMDSGAQAARVQGGRVDHGPWRSVVDVIAAQCRRHADRVALSDGASETTYARLEARTRALAASLRARGIGRGDVVAVVLERGPAFVELAIAVWRVGAAYLPLAPSHPQAWREDILRRVGAALVVGSPASEVPGVPFLVPEADMGSGVAAVEDTALVPEDLAYIICTSGSTGEPKLVMTEHRGVANLLHAQRDFLGALGPDTRVLQFFHPSFDASLFDLLMALPNGGRLETLDASPLSGAPLAQVLVDRRITHAVLPATVLRTLQPGGFPDLQVVMSTGDVCLPETARQWGAHHRFVNGYGPTEVTVASTLQAVHAVEGERVPIGRPLSNDHVVILDEHLRPVPDGVPGELCIGGEGVGRGYLGRPALTAERFIPDAFGPVPGGRLYRSGDLGRWLPDGALEFLGRRDDQVKIRGARIELGQVEAALAALPDVRDAVALIDDTRERLLGYVMPVTGAALSGDAVRAELRRRLPGYLVPDVVVVVEAWPLNTSGKVDRSRLPRPPRAERTDYQPPESPVEAALAGIAAALLGMERVGRDDNLFELGGHSLFATQLVARVRRLLGAQLELSAVLQAPSVARLAAGLKEARGGVDLGPRGGAAGMALAPSFGQERVWLMHKLNPDARAYHTQAVFRLAGALDLAALHASLTDIVRRHDVMRTRFPEVDGELRCELESPWEVEVPLQDFSGVDAALLATRVGDAVRDAVQAPFALAEGRPFRWRLLRLGAEEHVFVHVEHHIVHDGWSFNVFVRELLNGYAEHVRHGQVRRPALAVQYYDYARWQREWVGTEAAAAQRRFWRQELEGAETRLQLPRRAAPGGRRFRGVAPRVELDGDLARRLQALADRHHTSLFTTLLSAFFVLLHRYTGSRDLLVGSSVANRRWQDTEGMLGMFVNTIVLRGRLDGDPSFEAFLARMQRTTLEVYDHQELPYEHIFAESPARHQGGLNPLIQTMFSFHDSSVGTLDASPLDVTFVEGLGNGSAKFELSVVAVPLYAEPGHIQRLAGDVVSVPRSEAPVRSSPRASLSGILLSWEFDSDLFEDFFITGMLSAYQQLLRSITEAPDTRVSRLSLLNDADRRALISVGPGQEAPTYRVTELFAQWTRRAPDAPAVKSGDCVLTYAELTQRAEHLAHHLRGLGVGRESLVALCLPRSAELVVAQLGILMAGAAFLSLDPGAPPAWLEPLMQDAGARVLVTTAALAGRLTGLPTVVLEELPPVSSGPPLPAGSPSDLAYVLYTSGSTGRPKGVQVEHRSAVSFAYRTALAEDLGPGKMMLAMASVSFDMSVLEVWGALLNGAAVHFLPPGWDVPGLARCLIEQGITHAAIAPVVLSRLAAEAPEALAALERVVVGGDVFPVEAFRTLQRGGFTKVTNGYGPTECTVMVSGHRLDDGLDPEATHVPIGRPLFNAHLVVLDAHGQVAPPGAVGEICIGGAGVARGYRDQPHLTAERFVPDGFGPHPGARLYRSGDLGRWLPGGVIEFLGRRDEQVKVRGFRVELAEVRAALAGHPGVADTLAVVDTRGEEARLMGYVVAGPGTPVSAQAVREDLARRLPAHLVPSEVVVLESWPLTPNGKVDRSRLPATDRRPDAPYTAPSTDAEVRVAAVVSELLGVSRVDVHESLLALGMHSLQAMRLASRLSRMVGREVGLATILTGPTIAQLAAALTEAPVAKPLIKRLPRA, from the coding sequence TTGCCCCCCACGCCCCCGTCCGCCCTGGTGACAGGAACCGAATACGAGCGCCTGCTCTCCAGCCTCCGCCTGAAGAGTCCCTGGGCGCTCGAGGGCCACACCCCGGAGGAGGTGCTCAGGGGGATGGACAGCGGGGCGCAGGCTGCCCGCGTGCAGGGTGGAAGGGTCGACCATGGACCGTGGCGCTCGGTGGTGGACGTCATCGCCGCGCAGTGCCGGCGGCATGCCGACCGCGTCGCGCTCTCGGATGGGGCCTCTGAAACCACCTATGCGCGGCTGGAGGCGCGGACCCGTGCCCTGGCAGCCAGCCTGCGGGCCCGGGGCATCGGGCGCGGAGACGTGGTCGCGGTGGTGCTGGAGCGCGGCCCTGCCTTCGTCGAACTCGCCATCGCGGTCTGGCGCGTGGGTGCGGCCTATCTGCCCCTGGCACCGTCACATCCCCAGGCGTGGCGCGAGGACATCCTTCGCAGGGTCGGCGCGGCGCTCGTGGTGGGCTCGCCCGCCAGCGAGGTGCCGGGGGTGCCCTTCCTGGTGCCGGAGGCCGACATGGGCTCCGGCGTGGCGGCCGTGGAGGACACGGCGCTGGTCCCGGAGGATCTCGCGTACATCATCTGCACGTCGGGTTCGACGGGCGAGCCCAAGCTGGTGATGACCGAGCATCGCGGCGTCGCCAACCTCCTCCATGCGCAGCGGGACTTCCTGGGCGCGTTGGGGCCCGACACGCGGGTGTTGCAGTTCTTCCACCCGTCGTTCGATGCCTCCCTGTTCGACCTGCTGATGGCGCTGCCCAACGGAGGGCGGCTGGAGACCTTGGACGCATCGCCGCTCTCCGGAGCGCCGCTGGCCCAGGTGCTGGTGGACCGGCGCATCACCCACGCGGTGCTGCCCGCGACGGTCCTGCGCACGCTGCAACCGGGCGGCTTCCCCGACCTCCAGGTGGTGATGAGCACCGGGGACGTGTGCCTTCCGGAGACGGCCCGGCAGTGGGGCGCGCACCACCGCTTCGTCAACGGCTATGGCCCGACGGAGGTGACGGTGGCCAGCACGCTCCAGGCGGTGCACGCAGTGGAAGGCGAGCGCGTGCCCATCGGCCGCCCCCTCTCCAACGACCACGTGGTCATCCTCGATGAGCACCTGCGCCCCGTCCCCGACGGGGTGCCGGGCGAGCTGTGCATTGGCGGGGAAGGGGTCGGGCGCGGGTATCTGGGCAGGCCCGCCCTCACCGCCGAGCGGTTCATTCCGGATGCGTTCGGTCCGGTGCCGGGAGGGCGGCTGTACCGCAGCGGCGACCTGGGCCGGTGGTTGCCGGATGGCGCGCTGGAGTTCCTGGGCCGGCGCGACGACCAGGTGAAGATTCGCGGGGCGCGCATCGAGCTGGGTCAGGTGGAAGCGGCCCTGGCCGCGCTGCCGGACGTGCGGGACGCGGTCGCCCTCATCGACGACACGCGGGAGCGCCTGCTGGGCTACGTGATGCCCGTCACCGGCGCGGCCCTGTCCGGCGACGCGGTGCGCGCGGAGCTTCGCCGCCGGCTGCCCGGCTACCTGGTGCCGGATGTCGTGGTCGTGGTGGAGGCCTGGCCCCTGAACACCAGCGGCAAGGTGGACCGCTCGCGGCTGCCCAGGCCTCCACGCGCGGAGCGGACGGACTACCAGCCGCCGGAGTCGCCTGTCGAAGCGGCGCTGGCGGGCATCGCCGCGGCGCTGCTGGGGATGGAGCGGGTGGGGCGTGATGACAACCTGTTCGAGCTGGGAGGGCACTCGTTGTTCGCCACCCAGCTCGTGGCCCGGGTGCGACGCTTGCTGGGTGCGCAGTTGGAATTGAGCGCGGTGCTCCAGGCCCCCTCGGTGGCCCGGCTCGCGGCGGGCTTGAAGGAGGCGCGGGGTGGGGTGGACCTGGGCCCTCGGGGAGGCGCGGCGGGGATGGCGCTCGCGCCTTCGTTTGGCCAGGAGCGCGTGTGGTTGATGCACAAGCTCAACCCGGACGCGCGGGCCTACCACACGCAGGCGGTGTTCCGTCTCGCGGGCGCGCTGGACCTGGCCGCGCTGCACGCGAGCCTCACCGACATCGTCCGGCGCCACGACGTGATGCGCACCCGCTTCCCCGAAGTGGATGGGGAGCTGCGGTGTGAACTGGAGTCCCCCTGGGAGGTGGAGGTCCCTCTCCAGGACTTCAGCGGCGTGGACGCAGCGCTGTTGGCGACCCGCGTGGGCGACGCCGTCCGGGACGCGGTGCAGGCCCCGTTCGCGCTCGCCGAAGGCCGGCCCTTCCGCTGGCGGTTGTTGCGCCTGGGCGCGGAGGAGCACGTCTTCGTGCACGTCGAACACCACATCGTGCACGACGGCTGGTCCTTCAATGTCTTCGTGCGCGAGCTGCTCAACGGCTACGCCGAACACGTCCGCCACGGTCAGGTGCGACGCCCCGCGCTGGCGGTGCAGTACTACGACTACGCGCGCTGGCAGCGCGAGTGGGTGGGCACCGAAGCCGCCGCCGCGCAGCGCCGCTTCTGGCGTCAGGAGTTGGAAGGCGCGGAGACCCGGCTCCAGCTCCCCCGCCGCGCGGCTCCGGGAGGAAGACGGTTCCGTGGGGTGGCGCCCCGGGTGGAGCTGGACGGCGACCTCGCGCGTCGCCTCCAGGCCCTGGCGGACCGCCACCACACGTCCCTCTTCACCACGCTGCTCTCCGCGTTCTTCGTCCTCCTGCATCGGTACACCGGCTCCCGGGATCTCCTCGTCGGCTCCTCGGTCGCCAACCGGCGCTGGCAGGACACCGAGGGCATGCTGGGCATGTTCGTCAACACGATCGTGCTGCGCGGGCGGCTGGACGGGGACCCCTCATTCGAGGCGTTCCTGGCGCGGATGCAGCGCACCACGCTGGAGGTCTACGACCACCAGGAGCTGCCCTATGAGCATATCTTCGCGGAGTCGCCCGCGCGGCATCAGGGGGGGCTCAACCCGTTGATCCAGACGATGTTCAGCTTCCACGACTCGTCGGTGGGCACGCTCGACGCGTCGCCGCTGGACGTCACGTTCGTGGAGGGCCTGGGCAACGGTTCGGCCAAGTTCGAGCTGTCCGTCGTCGCGGTGCCGCTCTACGCCGAACCGGGGCACATCCAACGGCTGGCCGGGGACGTGGTGAGCGTTCCCCGCTCGGAGGCCCCCGTGCGCTCCAGTCCCCGCGCCTCGCTGAGTGGCATCCTGCTGTCGTGGGAGTTCGACTCCGACCTCTTCGAGGACTTCTTCATCACCGGGATGTTGTCCGCCTACCAGCAACTGCTGCGCTCCATCACCGAAGCGCCGGACACGCGCGTGTCCAGGCTGTCGCTGCTGAACGACGCGGACCGGCGCGCGCTCATCAGCGTGGGTCCAGGCCAGGAGGCCCCCACGTACCGGGTGACGGAGTTGTTCGCCCAATGGACCCGCCGCGCGCCCGATGCTCCCGCTGTGAAGTCCGGCGACTGCGTGCTGACCTATGCCGAACTGACGCAGCGGGCGGAGCACCTGGCGCACCACCTGCGCGGGCTGGGCGTGGGCCGTGAGTCGCTGGTCGCGCTGTGTCTTCCGCGCTCGGCGGAGCTGGTCGTCGCCCAGTTGGGAATCCTCATGGCGGGGGCGGCCTTCTTGTCGCTGGATCCGGGCGCGCCTCCTGCCTGGCTGGAGCCGCTCATGCAGGATGCCGGAGCGCGCGTCCTGGTCACGACGGCGGCGCTGGCGGGCCGGCTCACGGGCCTCCCCACCGTTGTCTTGGAGGAACTGCCCCCGGTGTCCTCCGGACCGCCGCTGCCCGCCGGGAGTCCATCGGATCTCGCCTACGTCCTCTATACGTCCGGGTCGACAGGCAGACCCAAGGGCGTTCAGGTCGAGCATCGCTCGGCCGTGTCATTCGCGTACCGGACGGCCCTGGCCGAGGACCTGGGACCGGGCAAGATGATGCTGGCGATGGCATCGGTCTCCTTCGACATGTCGGTGCTGGAGGTCTGGGGCGCGCTGCTCAACGGCGCCGCGGTCCACTTCCTGCCGCCGGGCTGGGACGTGCCAGGGCTGGCCCGGTGCCTCATCGAGCAGGGCATCACGCATGCGGCGATTGCTCCCGTGGTGCTGTCCCGGTTGGCGGCCGAAGCCCCGGAGGCCCTCGCCGCGCTGGAGCGCGTGGTGGTGGGAGGGGACGTCTTTCCCGTGGAGGCGTTCCGCACGCTCCAGCGCGGAGGCTTCACGAAGGTGACGAACGGCTATGGCCCCACGGAGTGCACCGTCATGGTCAGCGGCCACCGGCTCGACGACGGGCTGGACCCCGAAGCGACCCACGTGCCCATCGGGCGACCGCTGTTCAATGCCCACCTCGTGGTGCTCGACGCGCACGGGCAGGTGGCTCCACCGGGGGCGGTGGGGGAGATCTGCATCGGTGGGGCCGGTGTCGCGCGGGGCTACCGCGACCAGCCGCACCTCACCGCCGAGCGGTTCGTGCCGGATGGCTTCGGGCCCCATCCCGGCGCGCGGCTCTATCGCAGCGGGGACCTGGGCCGGTGGTTGCCCGGAGGTGTCATCGAGTTCCTGGGCCGCCGTGATGAACAGGTGAAGGTCCGGGGCTTCCGGGTGGAGCTGGCCGAAGTGCGAGCCGCCCTGGCCGGGCATCCCGGCGTGGCGGACACCCTCGCCGTCGTCGACACCCGGGGGGAGGAGGCGCGCCTCATGGGTTATGTCGTGGCCGGGCCGGGAACCCCGGTGTCGGCGCAGGCCGTGCGCGAGGACCTGGCGCGCAGGCTGCCGGCGCATCTGGTGCCTTCGGAGGTCGTGGTCCTGGAGTCCTGGCCGCTGACCCCGAATGGGAAGGTGGACCGCTCGCGGCTGCCCGCGACCGACCGGCGCCCGGACGCGCCCTACACGGCGCCGAGCACCGATGCCGAGGTCCGCGTCGCTGCGGTGGTCTCCGAGCTCCTGGGCGTGAGCCGGGTGGATGTCCATGAGAGCCTGCTCGCGCTCGGCATGCATTCGTTGCAGGCGATGCGACTGGCCTCGCGGCTGAGCCGGATGGTGGGACGGGAGGTTGGGCTCGCCACGATCCTCACCGGGCCGACCATCGCGCAGCTGGCCGCCGCGCTCACCGAGGCCCCGGTCGCGAAGCCGCTCATCAAGAGGCTGCCACGCGCATGA
- a CDS encoding condensation domain-containing protein, giving the protein MTTAFPMSFAQQRLCFLHRMDPTGAAHATVRCHRVTGPLDPRALREALDVLVARHEPLRTAFPLGTRQQVSAEGRGHVHVHVLEVATEAEALRHAHEEAARPFELEHGPLLRLTVMRLEPRTHFLVFAVHLLVADGASLQVFTEELAIAYRAALLGQPTGLPELPVQYVDWAAWQREQLTAERREALSRRWREQLSGVPLFLDLVPPRPVLGRGRRMHRVLPAAVAHGVRALASTERQTVFTVLAAACGLVLGHRAGREQVLLGLAVANRDLPEVERVLGFFVNTVVLQVDLRGDPDFRELLTRVAAATVAAYAHKDLPFEQLVADLAPPRDPTRSPVVQVNFAYHPAGTAGALSLHGCEVTEFLLDLPSAKFELTLRVEERSDGPYTVWAEFDESLFNPAFIDGLLAAYEDVLRTATPHARTSPPRSPVEARAQHLSRIFADVLKVDSVAPDDDFFQRGGHSLQLVEVAARIRSEMGQDLSLRELYQHPTVAGAAARLDRTGAPR; this is encoded by the coding sequence ATGACGACCGCGTTCCCGATGTCGTTCGCCCAGCAGCGGCTGTGCTTCCTGCACCGGATGGACCCCACCGGCGCGGCCCACGCCACCGTTCGCTGCCACCGCGTGACGGGGCCCCTGGACCCGCGAGCCCTGCGGGAGGCCCTGGACGTGCTGGTGGCCCGACACGAACCGCTGCGCACCGCCTTCCCGCTGGGGACGCGGCAGCAGGTGTCCGCGGAAGGGCGCGGGCACGTCCACGTCCACGTCCTGGAGGTCGCGACGGAGGCCGAGGCCCTGCGACACGCGCACGAGGAGGCGGCCCGGCCGTTCGAGCTGGAGCACGGCCCCTTGCTGCGGCTCACCGTGATGCGGCTGGAGCCCCGGACGCACTTCCTCGTCTTCGCCGTGCACCTGCTGGTGGCGGACGGCGCGTCGCTCCAGGTCTTCACCGAGGAGCTGGCCATCGCGTACCGGGCGGCGCTCCTGGGGCAACCCACCGGCCTGCCCGAGCTGCCCGTGCAGTACGTGGACTGGGCCGCATGGCAGCGCGAGCAGCTCACCGCTGAGCGGCGCGAAGCGCTGTCGCGCCGGTGGAGGGAGCAGCTGTCGGGTGTCCCCCTGTTCCTGGACCTCGTCCCCCCGCGTCCCGTGCTGGGGCGGGGACGGCGCATGCACCGGGTGCTGCCCGCCGCCGTCGCCCACGGCGTGCGCGCCCTCGCGAGCACCGAGCGTCAGACGGTGTTCACGGTGCTGGCCGCCGCCTGCGGCCTCGTGCTCGGGCACCGTGCGGGACGGGAGCAGGTGCTGCTAGGACTGGCCGTGGCCAACCGGGACCTGCCCGAAGTCGAGCGGGTGCTCGGGTTCTTCGTCAACACCGTCGTGCTCCAGGTGGACCTGCGCGGCGACCCCGACTTTCGCGAGCTGCTCACCCGGGTGGCGGCCGCCACGGTGGCTGCGTACGCGCACAAGGACCTGCCCTTCGAGCAGCTCGTCGCGGACCTGGCCCCGCCAAGAGACCCGACGCGGTCTCCCGTCGTCCAGGTCAACTTCGCCTACCATCCGGCAGGCACGGCGGGAGCACTGTCATTGCACGGCTGCGAGGTGACGGAGTTCCTGCTGGACCTCCCCTCCGCGAAGTTCGAGCTCACCCTCCGGGTGGAGGAGCGCTCCGACGGCCCATACACCGTGTGGGCCGAATTCGATGAGAGCCTCTTCAACCCTGCCTTCATCGACGGGCTGCTCGCGGCCTACGAGGACGTCCTGCGGACCGCGACCCCCCATGCGCGGACATCGCCTCCGCGCTCCCCGGTGGAGGCGAGGGCACAACACCTCAGCCGCATCTTCGCTGACGTGCTGAAGGTCGACTCGGTCGCTCCGGACGACGACTTCTTCCAGCGCGGCGGCCATTCCTTGCAGCTTGTCGAGGTCGCGGCCCGGATCCGGAGCGAAATGGGCCAGGACCTCAGCCTGCGCGAGCTGTACCAGCACCCCACCGTGGCGGGCGCCGCTGCCCGGCTCGACCGAACAGGAGCACCCCGATGA
- a CDS encoding trypsin-like serine protease: protein MHLLRAFLPPASLSSAFRVTAALGLLSLAAGCGPESASPSPAVTQAARPLVGATLAAAGEFPWMASVQDVTGNHLCGGTILNANWVLTSRQCVLGAHTLTPPHRSTLRVATGGNSLAMMNFVGQVRPVADIVPFPGSWDATQGRDVALLRLMTPLTLDGTSVAALPIATSADVSAGYTDPGVLATLSGWGQAAPGGATPDMLEKMSVPLMSNADASLALGHPVTVDQLAADGSAQGNAFCTGDVGGPLVVDGVSGKKLVGVASYNLGCSAPDMFARASSFKSFIDTVIPLYRVAPRSTRQFVSAPQGGWNHSSITLPGGHAVFTVSLQEGTGDATLYVRYGATPTLTDYTCRSYTVGNKEYCSFFYPSRGNWHISVYGETAVTNVTVLGRTLY, encoded by the coding sequence ATGCACTTGCTCCGCGCCTTTCTTCCCCCTGCTTCGCTGTCGTCAGCCTTCCGTGTCACCGCCGCCCTGGGCCTGCTGTCCCTGGCGGCGGGTTGTGGACCCGAGTCGGCCAGTCCGTCGCCCGCCGTGACGCAGGCCGCACGGCCTCTCGTGGGGGCCACCCTCGCCGCCGCAGGTGAGTTCCCCTGGATGGCGTCCGTCCAGGACGTGACTGGAAACCACCTGTGTGGCGGCACCATCCTCAACGCCAACTGGGTGCTCACCTCACGCCAGTGCGTGCTGGGCGCCCACACGCTGACGCCCCCGCATCGCAGCACCCTGCGCGTGGCGACGGGCGGCAACAGCCTGGCGATGATGAACTTCGTGGGGCAGGTGCGTCCGGTGGCGGATATCGTTCCGTTCCCGGGTTCGTGGGATGCGACGCAGGGGAGGGACGTGGCGCTCCTGCGGTTGATGACGCCACTGACGCTGGATGGCACCTCCGTGGCGGCCCTGCCGATAGCGACGTCGGCGGATGTGTCCGCCGGCTACACCGACCCGGGAGTCCTCGCGACGTTGTCGGGCTGGGGGCAGGCGGCCCCGGGCGGCGCCACGCCGGACATGTTGGAGAAGATGAGCGTTCCGCTGATGTCCAACGCGGATGCGTCCCTGGCGCTGGGGCACCCCGTCACCGTGGACCAACTGGCGGCGGATGGCTCGGCGCAGGGCAATGCGTTCTGCACGGGGGATGTGGGCGGGCCGCTGGTGGTGGATGGGGTGAGCGGGAAGAAGCTGGTGGGAGTGGCCAGCTACAACCTGGGCTGCTCGGCGCCGGACATGTTCGCGCGGGCTTCGTCCTTCAAGTCATTCATCGACACCGTCATTCCCCTGTATCGGGTCGCGCCCCGTTCAACGAGGCAGTTCGTGAGCGCACCCCAGGGAGGATGGAACCACTCTTCCATCACCCTGCCGGGGGGACACGCCGTGTTCACCGTGTCGCTCCAGGAAGGCACGGGTGATGCCACCCTCTACGTGCGCTACGGCGCGACACCGACGCTGACGGACTACACCTGCCGCTCCTATACCGTGGGCAACAAGGAGTATTGCTCCTTCTTCTATCCAAGCAGGGGCAACTGGCACATCTCCGTGTACGGAGAAACCGCTGTCACCAATGTCACCGTGCTGGGTCGCACGCTCTACTGA
- a CDS encoding cytochrome P450, protein MSPSYPFPKDWSLPLEPPAEYKRLRQEAPVCPVRLWDGNTPWLVSRYNDVLAVLGDPRLVVDSTLPGFPQLSPAAVARQGRPLPFFLRPDAEYRVQRAMLVQEFMPRRMEALRPRIQATVDAALDAMLAGPKPADLMSAVALPVALQVIGELLGVPHDGADDLHVLSRTVGSRASSREEARAALMALDDFFLRLVEANLREPGDTLIGRVVTEQVATGRLSPPDAASLFHSLYYAGHGPSAYMFGLGTLALLLHPEQLGKFREMEDPAAITAAVQELLRFVNVSHLARQRVATEDVTVGGQLIRAGEGILAQPDSANRDGTVFEEPDRLDLHREAHRNFAFGHGLHLCTGRALALIEFEVVFKTLFQRIPTLRLAVPLEEIRFKKDENLLGVHELPLTW, encoded by the coding sequence ATGAGCCCTTCCTATCCCTTCCCCAAGGACTGGAGCCTCCCGCTGGAGCCTCCCGCTGAATACAAGCGGCTGCGGCAGGAGGCCCCGGTCTGCCCCGTGCGGTTGTGGGACGGCAACACGCCGTGGCTGGTGAGTCGCTACAACGACGTGTTGGCAGTCTTGGGAGACCCCCGGCTGGTCGTGGACTCCACGCTGCCGGGGTTCCCGCAGCTGTCGCCCGCGGCGGTGGCACGGCAGGGGAGGCCGCTGCCCTTCTTCCTGCGCCCGGATGCGGAGTACCGGGTGCAGCGGGCCATGCTCGTGCAGGAGTTCATGCCCCGGCGGATGGAGGCCCTGAGGCCGCGCATCCAGGCCACCGTGGACGCGGCGCTCGACGCGATGCTGGCCGGCCCTAAACCGGCGGACCTGATGTCAGCGGTCGCGCTTCCTGTCGCCCTGCAAGTCATTGGCGAGTTGCTCGGCGTGCCCCATGACGGCGCTGACGACCTGCACGTCCTCAGTCGGACCGTCGGCTCCCGCGCGTCCTCCCGCGAGGAGGCGAGGGCGGCCCTGATGGCCCTGGATGACTTCTTCCTGCGGTTGGTGGAGGCGAACCTGCGCGAGCCTGGCGACACGCTCATCGGTCGCGTCGTCACGGAGCAGGTGGCGACGGGAAGGCTGAGCCCTCCGGACGCGGCCTCCCTGTTCCACTCGCTGTACTACGCCGGGCACGGACCGTCCGCGTACATGTTCGGCCTGGGGACGCTGGCGCTGCTGCTCCACCCCGAGCAGCTCGGGAAGTTCCGTGAGATGGAGGACCCCGCCGCCATCACCGCGGCGGTCCAGGAGCTCCTGCGCTTCGTCAATGTCTCCCATCTCGCCCGGCAGCGCGTCGCCACGGAGGACGTCACCGTGGGCGGCCAGCTCATTCGCGCCGGGGAGGGCATCCTCGCGCAGCCGGACTCCGCCAACCGCGACGGAACGGTCTTCGAGGAGCCGGACCGTCTGGACCTCCACCGGGAAGCGCACCGCAACTTCGCCTTCGGCCATGGCCTCCACCTGTGCACGGGGCGCGCGCTGGCCCTCATCGAGTTCGAGGTGGTGTTCAAGACGCTGTTCCAGCGCATCCCCACGTTGCGGCTGGCCGTGCCGCTGGAGGAGATCCGCTTCAAGAAGGATGAGAACCTGCTCGGCGTGCACGAACTGCCGCTCACCTGGTGA